From one Clostridia bacterium genomic stretch:
- a CDS encoding fructose-bisphosphate aldolase yields the protein TTLAPYHPNFDTPVAEVKEAIRLGADAISVGVIVGGPEQAEQLSHLARISREAEALGLPVVTHIYPRGSQVKNPKDADAVAYAARAGAELGADIIKTSWTGSIDSFAKVVAACPARVVIAGGSPGNDLQSYLRMTWEGIQAGMAGVTYGRFVWSDPDPAAVISALKAIVHGNATVEEAMEIYRQVRCQHGSKNRKDEAPAATGEI from the coding sequence TACTACTCTCGCTCCTTACCATCCTAATTTTGATACCCCAGTGGCCGAAGTCAAGGAAGCCATAAGATTGGGGGCAGATGCTATTTCTGTGGGGGTTATTGTCGGGGGGCCGGAGCAAGCAGAGCAACTCTCGCACTTAGCCCGGATCAGTCGGGAAGCCGAAGCCTTAGGTTTACCGGTAGTTACCCATATTTATCCTCGGGGCTCTCAGGTTAAGAATCCTAAGGACGCGGATGCGGTGGCCTATGCAGCCCGAGCGGGAGCGGAGCTAGGTGCTGACATCATCAAAACCAGCTGGACCGGCTCCATCGATTCCTTTGCTAAGGTAGTGGCTGCTTGCCCGGCTAGGGTGGTAATCGCTGGAGGTTCGCCGGGCAACGACCTTCAGTCTTATCTGCGTATGACTTGGGAAGGGATACAGGCGGGTATGGCGGGGGTCACTTATGGCCGTTTCGTTTGGAGCGACCCGGATCCGGCGGCGGTCATCTCTGCCCTTAAGGCCATTGTCCATGGCAATGCCACCGTCGAGGAAGCCATGGAAATTTACCGGCAGGTGCGGTGCCAGCATGGCTCCAAGAACAGGAAAGATGAAGCGCCGGCCGCAACGGGCGAGATCTAG
- a CDS encoding alcohol dehydrogenase catalytic domain-containing protein, with protein MRALVFRGPNQLEINEVPVPKVGPGEILLKVAACLICGTDIRIYRGKKTKGVRVPSILGHEFSGTIAQVGAGVEKFKVGDRVSVAPVIPCHTCYYCQHGRENVCANRTAMGYEYDGAFAEYVRIPRAAVEGGNVFLVPDSVSLEAAALAEPLACCLNGQRQSQVKLGDVVVILGAGPIGLMHLELARAAGASQVIVSEPHPQRRAMALQLGASQVVDPGAEDVGEAVRVATGGLGADAVILAIGIPALAQQALTLVKKGGTVNFFAGFSVGEAAPLDVNRIHYQEITVTGTSAARREDYGLALSLIAQGVVNAESIITHRFGLSQALEGFAAAEQGLGIKVAILP; from the coding sequence ATGCGCGCGCTGGTATTTCGAGGCCCAAACCAGCTGGAAATAAACGAAGTCCCGGTTCCGAAAGTGGGGCCGGGGGAAATACTGCTTAAAGTGGCCGCCTGCCTAATCTGTGGTACCGACATCCGCATCTACCGGGGAAAGAAGACCAAAGGGGTGCGGGTGCCTTCCATCTTAGGCCATGAATTCTCCGGGACCATCGCTCAGGTAGGAGCAGGGGTAGAGAAGTTCAAAGTTGGGGACCGGGTAAGCGTAGCCCCGGTCATCCCTTGCCATACTTGCTACTACTGCCAGCATGGTCGGGAAAACGTTTGTGCCAACCGAACCGCCATGGGATACGAGTATGACGGTGCATTTGCCGAGTACGTTCGCATCCCCAGGGCGGCAGTAGAGGGTGGAAATGTGTTTTTAGTTCCGGATAGCGTATCCTTAGAGGCGGCAGCTTTAGCGGAGCCGTTGGCCTGTTGCCTGAACGGGCAGAGGCAGTCCCAGGTGAAGCTCGGCGATGTAGTAGTAATCCTGGGGGCGGGTCCGATTGGGCTCATGCACCTGGAGCTGGCCCGCGCAGCTGGGGCCAGCCAGGTGATTGTCAGTGAACCCCATCCCCAGCGACGGGCCATGGCCTTGCAGTTGGGAGCTAGCCAGGTAGTGGATCCAGGAGCCGAAGATGTGGGGGAGGCGGTGAGGGTGGCTACCGGTGGTCTGGGCGCTGATGCGGTTATCCTGGCCATTGGAATTCCTGCCCTGGCCCAGCAGGCCCTGACGCTGGTTAAGAAGGGCGGGACGGTAAACTTCTTTGCCGGTTTCTCAGTTGGCGAGGCCGCCCCTTTGGACGTCAACCGCATTCACTATCAAGAAATTACCGTTACTGGCACCAGCGCTGCCCGGCGGGAGGATTACGGGTTGGCGCTAAGCCTAATCGCCCAGGGTGTGGTTAACGCTGAAAGCATTATTACTCACCGTTTTGGCCTCAGCCAAGCCCTGGAAGGGTTTGCCGCGGCCGAGCAAGGCCTGGGGATCAAGGTGGCGATTTTGCCGTGA